In Chitinophaga nivalis, a single genomic region encodes these proteins:
- a CDS encoding DUF4397 domain-containing protein, with amino-acid sequence MQKRALLFLAALVMLLNACKKGDLPTELYYGKIAIFQLPFSDAPELDVFYDGKKLGKIVSDQDFVFTLPAATNSAKLSVFKANTTVLVADTLVKIEKNNTKSFRVISTESLGLHGFISGAKVAPDSSKVQFMLNLKKTFNDYPVVDLHIYTGKGRPLTLTDVTILKNVKNGVLDAQTLMLPCFTEDGSNISYYFKIKDLKTGEFVVLPTNKIRNGAYPFLNTGTEQFRGHYSIVSITDREGETLDENYISAELTTF; translated from the coding sequence ATGCAAAAACGAGCTTTACTTTTTTTAGCTGCCCTGGTAATGTTGCTGAATGCCTGCAAAAAAGGAGATTTACCTACTGAATTGTATTATGGTAAAATTGCTATTTTTCAATTACCATTTTCCGACGCTCCAGAGCTGGATGTTTTTTATGATGGTAAAAAACTAGGTAAAATAGTGAGTGATCAGGATTTTGTTTTTACACTTCCAGCCGCGACCAATTCAGCTAAATTAAGTGTTTTTAAAGCCAATACAACTGTGTTGGTGGCAGATACGCTTGTTAAAATAGAAAAAAATAACACAAAGAGTTTTAGGGTAATCAGTACTGAGTCGTTGGGGTTACATGGTTTTATTTCCGGTGCGAAGGTAGCTCCTGATTCCAGTAAGGTGCAGTTTATGTTGAATTTGAAAAAAACATTCAATGATTATCCGGTAGTAGATCTTCACATTTATACAGGCAAGGGAAGACCATTGACCTTAACGGATGTAACTATTCTTAAAAACGTAAAGAATGGAGTGTTGGATGCTCAAACATTAATGCTTCCTTGTTTTACGGAAGATGGATCTAACATCTCTTATTATTTTAAAATAAAAGACCTGAAAACAGGAGAGTTTGTTGTATTACCTACCAATAAAATACGGAATGGAGCCTATCCTTTCCTCAATACTGGTACAGAGCAGTTTCGTGGACATTATAGTATTGTATCAATCACGGACAGAGAAGGAGAGACCTTGGATGAGAATTATATAAGTGCAGAGTTAACTACTTTCTAA
- a CDS encoding TolC family protein, whose translation MKRYLLKYCLYSLLLMGSATGLQAQQQVLTLEQAIDLTLKNNFDIRLARNTAEVSANDYAYANFAFAPRLNATAGTTWNNTATKQEFANGSKRDTSGIKGNNISANVTLSWTLFDGLKMFATRHKLESIRGLGELAIKNQVQNSIATVIGGYYNIVQQKQQLKALAEQMSISAERVKLSDGKFTTGLGPKTDLLQSKVDLNAQKALYIRQLTLIEQSKSLLNQLMAVPAGATGYEVTDSIPFNAGLSFAALQQTIANNNTAIKVQQQNVAVSALTIKERQADYFPVISFNSGYNYNRNTSNAASNNFSPRFNRNGVFNYGLTANIPLFNGFNVKRQVQNARLDFDYQNIALDNIRSQVDLSLNNAFKDYEYYKKALELEEETNELAKENMMVALERFKQGVSTTLEVKEAQQSLEQSYYRLIQARYNTKLAETELGRLNGSLVQ comes from the coding sequence ATGAAAAGATATCTGCTAAAATATTGTTTATACAGCCTCCTGCTGATGGGAAGCGCCACCGGCCTGCAGGCCCAGCAACAGGTGCTTACATTGGAACAGGCAATAGACCTTACGCTGAAAAACAATTTTGATATCCGCCTGGCGAGAAATACAGCAGAAGTATCTGCTAACGATTACGCCTATGCGAATTTTGCTTTTGCTCCGCGGCTTAATGCAACGGCTGGTACAACCTGGAATAACACAGCTACCAAACAGGAGTTTGCCAATGGCAGCAAACGCGACACCAGCGGCATCAAAGGCAACAACATCAGTGCCAACGTAACCCTTAGCTGGACGCTGTTTGATGGGTTAAAGATGTTTGCTACCCGCCACAAACTGGAGTCGATCCGTGGTCTGGGAGAGCTGGCCATCAAGAACCAGGTACAGAATTCCATCGCTACTGTTATTGGTGGTTATTACAACATCGTACAGCAGAAACAACAACTGAAAGCACTGGCAGAACAAATGTCGATTTCAGCAGAAAGGGTAAAATTATCCGACGGTAAATTCACCACCGGACTTGGCCCTAAAACAGATCTGCTGCAATCCAAAGTAGACCTGAATGCACAAAAGGCATTATACATCCGGCAGCTTACGTTAATTGAGCAAAGTAAATCCTTGCTGAATCAGCTGATGGCCGTTCCTGCCGGCGCTACCGGATATGAGGTAACCGATTCCATTCCGTTCAATGCAGGTTTATCTTTTGCGGCGCTGCAACAAACCATTGCCAATAACAATACGGCGATAAAAGTACAACAGCAGAATGTAGCGGTATCGGCACTCACCATCAAAGAGCGGCAGGCTGATTATTTCCCGGTCATCTCTTTTAACTCGGGCTACAATTACAACCGGAATACATCCAATGCAGCTTCCAATAATTTTAGTCCGCGTTTCAACCGGAATGGTGTATTCAATTACGGATTAACAGCTAATATTCCCCTGTTCAATGGCTTCAATGTAAAAAGACAAGTACAGAATGCGCGGCTCGATTTTGATTACCAGAACATAGCACTTGATAACATCCGGTCTCAGGTAGATCTTTCGCTGAACAATGCTTTTAAGGATTACGAATACTATAAAAAAGCCCTGGAACTGGAAGAAGAAACCAACGAACTGGCGAAAGAAAATATGATGGTAGCACTCGAACGTTTCAAGCAGGGCGTATCTACAACACTGGAGGTGAAAGAAGCCCAGCAAAGCCTGGAACAGTCCTACTACCGCCTGATACAGGCCCGGTATAATACCAAACTGGCGGAAACAGAACTGGGCCGGCTAAACGGCTCATTGGTACAATAG
- a CDS encoding efflux RND transporter permease subunit, whose translation MSLPSISLKRPVLAIVMNIIIVIFGLVGFTFLGVRDFPAIDPPIVNVRTSYAGANSDIIETQITEPLEKQINGIAGIKNISSSSSQGSSNITVEFELGQDLEGATNDVRDKVSQALRSLPPDIDAPPVVSKQDANSDAIISMTVQSNTRNQLEVTEYGTNVLLEKLQTIPGVSSIQIWGEKRYAMRIWMDPARLSSYSLTPSDVQAALVRENVELPSGKIAGNATDFTVRTFGRLVSEEDFNNLIIKNVNGSEIRIRDIGQAVLGPENEETVLKESGIPMIALALIPQPGSNYVAIADEFYKRFEQLKKDIPEDYSVNIAMDNTRFIKQSIDEVEETLIVALILVILIVYLFFRDWLMAFRPLIDIPVSLIGAFFIMYACGFTINILTLLAIVLATGLVVDDGIVVTENIYKKIEAGMPRMRAAREGSEEIFFAVIATSITLAFVFLPIIFLQGFVGQLFREFGIVVAGAVIISAFVSLTLTPVLNVKLGRKTHTHSWFYTKTEPFFRWMEDGYKNSLQAFMRFRWVAGLIIAGCLVMIYFLFKTLQAELAPLEDRSTFRLSITTPEGTSFDYMDNYVDKLTKFMADSIPEKKIVLSVTSPGFSGAGAVNTAFANVMLTEPHDRQRSQKEIVAMVNRNMSNYPQGKVFAIESQTIQVGRRSGLPVSFVLEHINFDSLTAVLPKFMEEVGNSPVFQGTDVDLKFNKPELRIHINRDKATQLGVSVQDISQTLQLALSNLRYGYFIRNGKQYQVMGQVFRADRDDPMDLQNLYVRNARGEAIQLDNVVSIEEETSPPIIYHFNRYKSATISAGLAPGKTIGDGIGEMYRIYNKLQQEKVLDDSFNTALSGSSRDYAESASNTMFALGLALVLIYLVLAAQFESWVDPLIIMLTVPLAFAGALLSLWLFNQTWNIFSQIGVIMLIGLVTKNGILIVEFANHHRDAGTEKAAAVINASSQRLRPILMTSLAMALGALPIAMSLGAAATSRIPLGIVIVGGIIFSLVLTLFVIPAMYTFLSRRSRNTGEEEEERIEGQEEDVAAAHA comes from the coding sequence ATGAGTTTACCTTCCATTTCACTTAAGCGGCCGGTTCTGGCAATTGTGATGAATATCATTATTGTGATATTCGGCCTTGTGGGCTTCACTTTTCTGGGGGTAAGAGATTTCCCTGCCATCGACCCGCCTATTGTAAACGTGCGTACGTCTTATGCCGGGGCCAACTCAGACATCATTGAAACACAGATCACCGAACCATTGGAGAAACAAATCAATGGTATTGCCGGTATCAAAAATATTTCTTCCAGCAGCAGTCAGGGGAGCAGCAACATCACAGTAGAGTTTGAACTGGGTCAGGACCTCGAAGGGGCTACCAACGATGTGCGGGATAAAGTATCACAAGCCCTCCGCAGCCTGCCACCCGATATTGATGCGCCCCCGGTGGTATCCAAACAGGACGCCAACTCTGACGCTATCATCTCCATGACGGTACAAAGCAATACCCGGAATCAGCTGGAAGTCACGGAATATGGCACCAACGTATTGCTGGAAAAACTGCAAACCATCCCAGGCGTAAGCTCCATTCAGATATGGGGCGAAAAACGCTACGCCATGCGTATCTGGATGGACCCGGCCCGGTTATCTTCCTATAGCCTCACCCCATCCGATGTACAGGCTGCATTGGTACGCGAAAACGTGGAACTGCCCTCCGGTAAAATTGCCGGTAATGCCACCGACTTCACCGTACGTACCTTCGGTAGGCTGGTATCAGAAGAAGACTTCAATAACCTGATCATCAAAAATGTCAACGGCAGCGAAATCCGTATCCGCGATATTGGTCAGGCAGTACTGGGTCCGGAAAATGAAGAAACCGTATTGAAAGAATCCGGTATTCCTATGATTGCGCTGGCACTGATTCCGCAACCCGGCTCCAATTACGTAGCTATTGCAGATGAATTCTATAAAAGATTTGAACAGCTGAAAAAAGATATTCCGGAAGATTATTCCGTGAATATTGCCATGGACAATACCCGCTTCATCAAACAATCTATTGATGAGGTGGAAGAAACCCTGATCGTAGCCCTGATACTGGTTATCTTAATTGTGTATCTCTTCTTCCGCGACTGGCTCATGGCTTTCCGCCCATTGATAGATATTCCGGTATCCCTCATCGGTGCATTCTTCATTATGTATGCCTGCGGCTTTACCATCAACATCCTTACCCTGCTGGCCATTGTACTGGCTACCGGACTGGTGGTGGATGACGGTATTGTGGTAACAGAAAACATTTATAAGAAGATAGAAGCCGGTATGCCGCGCATGCGCGCCGCCCGGGAAGGATCGGAAGAAATATTTTTCGCTGTTATTGCCACTTCCATTACCCTCGCATTCGTATTCCTGCCCATCATATTCCTCCAGGGATTTGTAGGACAGCTGTTCCGCGAATTTGGTATTGTGGTAGCCGGCGCCGTGATTATCTCTGCCTTCGTATCGCTGACACTCACCCCGGTACTGAACGTAAAACTGGGACGTAAAACACATACCCATTCCTGGTTCTATACCAAAACAGAACCTTTCTTCCGCTGGATGGAAGATGGCTATAAGAACTCATTACAAGCGTTTATGCGTTTCCGTTGGGTAGCAGGATTGATTATTGCCGGTTGTCTGGTGATGATTTATTTCCTGTTCAAAACCCTGCAGGCGGAACTGGCGCCACTGGAAGACCGTAGCACTTTCCGTTTATCCATTACCACACCGGAAGGTACCTCTTTCGATTACATGGATAACTATGTAGACAAGCTGACGAAGTTCATGGCAGACTCCATACCGGAAAAGAAAATTGTACTCAGCGTTACCTCTCCTGGATTCAGTGGGGCTGGTGCAGTAAACACCGCTTTTGCCAACGTAATGCTCACCGAGCCACACGATCGCCAACGTTCGCAGAAAGAAATTGTGGCCATGGTGAACCGTAACATGAGCAACTATCCACAGGGAAAAGTATTTGCCATCGAATCACAAACCATCCAGGTAGGACGCCGGAGCGGCTTGCCGGTTTCTTTTGTACTGGAACATATCAACTTCGATTCCCTCACGGCAGTATTGCCGAAATTCATGGAAGAAGTAGGCAACAGTCCGGTGTTCCAGGGTACCGACGTAGACCTGAAATTCAACAAACCGGAACTCCGGATACATATTAACCGCGATAAAGCAACGCAGCTGGGCGTATCTGTACAGGATATTTCCCAGACCTTACAGCTGGCACTCAGCAACCTGCGTTATGGCTATTTTATCCGGAATGGAAAACAATACCAGGTAATGGGACAGGTATTCCGTGCCGACCGCGATGATCCGATGGATCTGCAGAACCTTTATGTGCGCAATGCACGCGGAGAAGCGATTCAGCTGGATAACGTAGTATCGATAGAAGAAGAAACCAGTCCGCCTATCATCTATCACTTTAACCGGTATAAGTCCGCGACTATTTCTGCCGGCCTGGCACCTGGTAAAACCATTGGTGACGGGATTGGTGAAATGTACCGGATCTATAATAAGCTGCAACAGGAAAAAGTACTCGACGACTCCTTTAACACAGCGTTGTCCGGTTCTTCCCGCGACTATGCAGAAAGCGCTTCCAATACGATGTTTGCGTTGGGCCTTGCACTGGTACTGATATACCTGGTACTGGCTGCGCAGTTTGAAAGCTGGGTAGATCCGCTTATCATTATGCTCACCGTACCATTGGCATTTGCAGGTGCGTTGTTATCGTTATGGCTGTTTAACCAAACCTGGAATATCTTTTCCCAGATTGGTGTAATTATGCTGATTGGATTGGTGACCAAGAATGGTATCCTGATTGTGGAATTTGCCAACCATCACCGCGATGCCGGTACAGAAAAAGCAGCGGCAGTAATCAATGCTTCTTCCCAGCGTTTACGTCCTATTCTCATGACCAGTCTGGCCATGGCACTGGGCGCCTTGCCGATTGCCATGTCGCTGGGAGCAGCGGCTACCAGCCGTATTCCACTGGGTATCGTTATTGTGGGCGGTATTATCTTTTCACTCGTACTGACGTTGTTCGTTATTCCTGCCATGTATACGTTCCTTTCCAGAAGAAGTAGAAATACCGGAGAAGAGGAAGAAGAACGCATAGAAGGACAGGAAGAAGATGTGGCAGCTGCACATGCTTAG
- a CDS encoding RNA polymerase sigma-70 factor, producing the protein MSDCSPKALFEKLFEANNAKIYRFAFKLTEDAARAQEITQQCFIRLWENMHLVKEGQDVFPLLFVYVKHLVIDESRKLYREKKALSKAAAQQNTTDSSSERMFIHKEFQTHLHKVVEKMPEQRRNVYTLSRDHGFTHKEIGQQLSISPATVKNHLTAALQYIRRELLTHYDTDTQ; encoded by the coding sequence ATGTCAGATTGCTCTCCAAAAGCACTTTTTGAAAAATTATTCGAGGCCAACAATGCAAAGATTTACCGGTTTGCGTTCAAGCTCACGGAAGATGCCGCGAGAGCACAGGAAATCACACAGCAATGTTTTATACGCCTTTGGGAGAACATGCACCTGGTAAAAGAAGGGCAGGATGTTTTTCCATTGTTGTTTGTATATGTAAAGCACCTCGTCATAGACGAAAGCAGAAAACTGTACCGGGAAAAAAAAGCACTGTCCAAAGCGGCCGCGCAGCAAAACACAACAGACAGCAGTAGTGAGCGGATGTTTATCCATAAAGAATTTCAGACTCACCTGCACAAGGTTGTAGAAAAGATGCCGGAACAACGCCGCAATGTATATACCCTAAGCCGCGATCATGGCTTCACCCATAAAGAAATTGGTCAGCAGCTTTCTATCTCCCCCGCTACCGTAAAGAATCATCTGACAGCAGCCCTGCAGTATATTCGCAGAGAACTGCTCACCCACTACGATACTGATACTCAATAA
- a CDS encoding S41 family peptidase, whose amino-acid sequence MRNYLLGVTLLLCACSKKDQPAPPPPRPSGPATQQDINKWILDSMRHYYLWNDQLPTTVDATLSAPDYFQSIKNANDPFSLLYNPGNWNTYPRYMFYNYGMNYNVIPWPSAPGGAIGVIELVIPGSNAAAAGFSRGHYFTRINGTPLTAANAPALTAQVLKTGEGAFTPATINNGMVTEGQPRTVLLGIATENPLYANSVMTVENKKIAYLFYNAFNDIYNQELITAFRNFKSQGATELILDMRYNTGGSLAAAATLSTLIAPGIAANTPFVQYTGNSRLPFRQLDFSTTMSYPESGNAIPFNQVQPASLSLQRVYILTGHETISAAELTINNLKPYTKVIQIGQTTFGKDKGAITIKENSGWITWILQPITYRLANARGEGNYTKGIAPDHTIDEMNTQPLLALGDSKDPLIAKALALITGHSRKAAVPESITSVPSYFHTQQKVQEVILPR is encoded by the coding sequence ATGCGAAATTATCTTCTGGGCGTAACCCTTTTATTATGCGCCTGCAGCAAAAAAGATCAGCCGGCGCCACCCCCTCCAAGACCCAGTGGGCCCGCTACACAGCAAGACATCAATAAATGGATCCTGGACAGCATGCGTCATTACTATTTATGGAATGATCAATTGCCCACCACCGTCGACGCTACTTTGTCTGCACCAGATTATTTTCAAAGCATCAAAAATGCCAACGATCCTTTTTCACTCCTCTATAATCCTGGCAACTGGAATACCTATCCACGGTACATGTTCTATAACTATGGCATGAATTACAATGTCATTCCCTGGCCGTCCGCACCCGGTGGCGCCATCGGCGTAATAGAACTGGTGATTCCCGGTTCCAACGCTGCCGCCGCAGGTTTCAGCAGGGGGCACTACTTTACCCGGATCAACGGTACGCCGCTCACTGCTGCCAATGCACCGGCATTAACCGCCCAGGTATTAAAAACAGGAGAGGGGGCCTTTACACCTGCCACCATTAACAACGGCATGGTAACAGAAGGGCAACCCCGCACAGTATTATTGGGTATCGCAACAGAAAATCCCCTGTATGCCAACAGCGTCATGACAGTGGAGAATAAAAAGATTGCCTATCTCTTTTACAATGCTTTTAATGATATTTATAACCAGGAGCTGATTACTGCCTTCCGTAACTTTAAAAGTCAGGGAGCCACAGAACTGATTTTGGATATGCGTTACAATACCGGTGGTAGCCTGGCTGCTGCTGCTACGCTGTCTACCCTCATTGCACCTGGCATTGCGGCCAATACTCCTTTTGTACAATACACCGGCAACAGCCGGCTGCCATTCCGGCAACTGGATTTCAGCACAACAATGTCTTATCCGGAATCCGGCAATGCCATTCCGTTTAATCAGGTACAACCTGCCAGCTTATCCTTACAACGGGTTTATATTCTTACTGGTCATGAAACCATTTCAGCGGCGGAATTAACGATTAATAACCTTAAGCCCTATACGAAAGTAATCCAGATAGGACAAACCACTTTCGGTAAGGATAAAGGCGCTATTACCATTAAAGAAAATAGTGGCTGGATTACCTGGATATTACAGCCCATTACCTACCGGCTTGCCAATGCCCGCGGAGAGGGTAACTATACAAAAGGTATCGCACCGGATCATACAATTGATGAGATGAATACGCAGCCATTGCTGGCCCTCGGCGACTCCAAAGATCCGCTCATTGCCAAAGCACTGGCGTTAATCACAGGTCATAGCCGGAAAGCGGCGGTACCGGAGAGCATCACATCGGTACCTTCTTATTTCCATACACAGCAAAAAGTGCAAGAAGTCATCCTGCCACGATAA
- a CDS encoding TonB-dependent receptor domain-containing protein gives MSCRIIALFVFMMGTSPFILQAQSYKTLADKIQLQAGKTNAAAVVKALQQQTSYTFIYDPEYLQQCAFTTVKFESVPLGTVLQYLDNNAPLDVELTNKNTIAVRKGNAEKPAARTNGKVTGKVVNNKNEPLPGVTIQVQGGQGVVTNVDGTYELQLEPGKYTLTFSYISFESRKVTDVEVASTNITPLNIIMKSSGSSLKEVTITGNYRKASIEGLYALQKNNAAITDGISADLIARTPDKNVGEVLKRVTGLSTLDNKYVVVRGLSERYNAAVLNGQIMPSTELNRKNFSFDIIPSNIIENVTVIKTLTADRSAEFGGGLVEVNTLEIPTANFLTVNAGVGYNDKTTGKTFLSMPLEGKEYWAKASNHRKFLGSFDWKNKSDMGHAFAENAKNGKSFNNNWGVTSFKAQPSQNYQFALGRVLPLTNKSQFGVVASANYRNTLATQDVIMSRSGFEGDPSNDYASFKGQRYGFTTNLGGMLGAGYRNERHRIGFQTIYQRTLDQHLISGTAVSSTYSPNTYAYFDITSVTSLWQNQLKGEHALGNRGLKLKWLGSYLKLDRQRPDNHIFAGQYMQPEEGSLNNYNINRLYAIATTSGSLRNWNRALENNYSWDVSLSAPFKFNIGNLPIENTAKAGYAGWSKDRSFFVLNTFHDIDQSKGDYLPVSNIFTPENGLTTKLDPFGDDYKKGATLHAFYGMLDHKIGDKFRFVWGLRGEYYNLNNINVALDSLFSLINGGRGEQDKYDYSDLKNREPNFRLFPSANLTYSLTPTMNLRVAYSESIIRPDLRELSGFKEYDFELGGVYFGSYVTSTTIKHYDFRYEWYPAPGELLSFSLFYKNMDRPMEIYKEANNEFRLKNNKAAKNFGVELEVRKSLAFTKVPVIRDITLSGNFTYLDSRVTPMRLGYNGVDPTNPYKIVVTENLSPEEKRPQAGASNYMVNAGAYYDNKLFSLNLVYNYVSNRMYRAHEIYSQGYFERPLESLDAQLALHLLKNKAELRVNVSNLLNSFSLVYANRWDANEEDINKGEKAPTIKQLLYQSGKDAIDYKATPGRTVSITASYRF, from the coding sequence GTGTCATGTCGAATAATCGCCCTGTTTGTTTTTATGATGGGGACTTCGCCTTTCATACTGCAGGCGCAGTCTTATAAAACGCTTGCCGACAAAATCCAGTTACAGGCTGGTAAAACCAATGCCGCTGCCGTTGTAAAAGCATTACAACAACAAACGTCTTATACCTTTATCTATGATCCGGAATATTTACAGCAATGCGCTTTCACAACCGTGAAATTTGAAAGTGTACCACTGGGTACCGTGCTGCAATACCTGGATAATAATGCGCCTTTGGATGTAGAGCTGACCAATAAAAATACCATTGCTGTACGGAAAGGAAACGCAGAAAAACCTGCTGCCAGAACAAATGGAAAAGTAACCGGTAAAGTGGTGAATAATAAGAATGAACCATTACCTGGTGTGACCATTCAGGTACAAGGAGGACAAGGTGTAGTGACGAATGTAGACGGTACTTATGAATTACAACTGGAGCCCGGAAAATATACCCTTACTTTTTCCTATATCTCTTTTGAGAGCCGGAAGGTAACCGATGTGGAAGTGGCTTCTACCAATATTACGCCGCTCAATATCATCATGAAAAGCAGTGGTAGCAGCCTGAAAGAAGTAACCATCACCGGTAACTACAGAAAAGCTTCTATAGAAGGACTGTATGCGTTGCAGAAAAACAATGCAGCTATTACAGACGGTATCAGCGCCGATCTGATTGCCCGCACGCCGGATAAGAATGTGGGAGAAGTATTGAAAAGAGTAACAGGCTTGTCTACACTGGATAATAAATACGTAGTCGTACGCGGCTTGAGTGAACGTTATAACGCAGCAGTGTTGAATGGACAGATCATGCCTAGTACAGAGCTGAACAGAAAGAATTTCAGCTTTGATATTATCCCTTCCAACATTATTGAAAATGTGACGGTGATTAAAACATTAACGGCAGATCGCAGTGCGGAATTTGGTGGTGGCCTGGTAGAAGTAAATACCCTGGAAATTCCTACGGCCAACTTTCTGACTGTAAATGCCGGTGTTGGATACAATGATAAAACTACGGGGAAAACTTTTTTGTCGATGCCCCTGGAAGGAAAGGAGTACTGGGCAAAAGCTTCCAACCATCGTAAGTTTCTGGGTTCGTTTGACTGGAAGAATAAAAGCGATATGGGACATGCCTTTGCGGAAAATGCAAAAAATGGTAAATCTTTTAATAATAATTGGGGTGTGACCAGCTTCAAGGCACAGCCATCACAGAACTATCAGTTTGCATTGGGACGGGTATTACCTTTAACCAATAAGAGCCAGTTTGGTGTGGTGGCTTCTGCTAACTATCGCAATACCCTGGCTACACAGGATGTTATTATGTCGCGGTCAGGATTTGAAGGCGATCCGTCCAATGACTACGCTTCGTTTAAGGGTCAGCGTTATGGTTTTACCACCAATCTGGGTGGTATGCTGGGTGCAGGATACCGGAATGAGCGTCACCGTATTGGTTTCCAAACTATTTATCAGCGGACACTGGATCAGCACCTGATTTCCGGTACAGCCGTTTCCAGTACCTATAGCCCCAATACCTATGCCTACTTTGATATTACTTCCGTGACGTCGCTTTGGCAGAATCAATTAAAGGGAGAACATGCACTTGGCAACCGTGGCCTTAAACTGAAATGGCTCGGGAGCTATTTGAAGCTGGATCGTCAACGACCAGACAACCACATATTTGCCGGACAATACATGCAGCCGGAAGAAGGCTCACTGAATAACTACAACATTAACCGGTTGTATGCCATTGCTACCACTTCCGGATCATTGCGTAACTGGAATCGTGCACTGGAAAATAACTACAGCTGGGATGTTTCTCTTTCCGCTCCTTTTAAGTTTAATATCGGTAACCTGCCTATTGAAAATACGGCAAAGGCAGGATATGCCGGCTGGAGCAAAGACCGTAGTTTTTTTGTGTTGAATACCTTTCATGATATAGATCAGTCTAAAGGAGATTACCTGCCGGTATCCAACATCTTTACACCTGAAAACGGTCTGACAACTAAACTCGACCCGTTTGGAGATGACTATAAGAAAGGCGCCACCTTACATGCTTTTTATGGTATGCTGGATCATAAGATTGGAGATAAATTCAGATTTGTATGGGGATTACGTGGGGAGTATTATAACCTGAACAACATCAATGTGGCGTTGGATTCTCTTTTTAGCCTGATTAATGGCGGCCGTGGAGAACAGGATAAATATGATTATTCTGACCTGAAAAACAGGGAGCCTAATTTCCGGTTGTTCCCTTCTGCTAACCTGACTTATAGCCTTACCCCTACGATGAATCTCCGGGTAGCTTATTCAGAAAGTATTATCCGTCCTGATCTGAGAGAGCTGAGCGGATTTAAAGAATACGATTTTGAACTGGGTGGCGTATACTTTGGTAGTTATGTGACTTCTACCACGATCAAACATTATGATTTCAGGTATGAGTGGTATCCTGCTCCTGGTGAACTGTTATCATTCTCCCTCTTTTACAAGAACATGGACCGGCCCATGGAAATATACAAAGAGGCTAATAACGAGTTTCGGTTAAAGAATAATAAAGCTGCCAAGAATTTTGGTGTAGAACTGGAAGTACGGAAATCACTCGCCTTTACCAAAGTACCTGTTATCCGCGACATTACCTTATCCGGTAACTTTACTTATCTCGATTCCCGTGTAACGCCGATGCGTTTGGGATATAACGGTGTAGACCCTACGAATCCATATAAAATTGTAGTAACCGAAAACTTATCTCCGGAAGAAAAACGTCCGCAGGCAGGCGCCAGCAACTATATGGTGAATGCAGGTGCGTACTATGACAATAAATTGTTTTCCCTCAACCTGGTTTACAATTATGTTTCCAACAGAATGTACCGGGCACACGAAATATATTCCCAGGGATATTTTGAAAGACCCCTGGAATCACTGGATGCCCAGCTGGCTTTACACCTCCTGAAAAATAAAGCAGAACTGAGAGTAAATGTCTCTAACCTGTTGAATAGTTTCAGTCTGGTATATGCCAACCGTTGGGATGCGAATGAAGAAGATATCAATAAAGGAGAGAAAGCTCCTACCATCAAACAATTGTTATATCAATCCGGTAAAGACGCTATTGATTACAAGGCAACCCCAGGTCGGACAGTGAGCATCACGGCAAGTTACCGGTTCTAA